CGGTAACCTGATCAAAAATCGCCTTCATCACCGGTAGCTCTTGGGTGTGTTGTCCATGCACTTCCACCCGGATCAATTGTCCGAAGTCCTGAGCAAATTTTCCGACTTCATTAAAAGAAGCTGCGATTTGGGCGATCGTTTTTTCTTTGGGAACCTCTGCTGGCAAAAAGTTGGGTTTCACCTTGATTCCCGTAGCTCCGATATCATGACAAAGTTGGATATAGGCCTTCGTCCCTTCGATATTTTGTTTAAGCTTTTCGGAATCTGGGCTATGGTATTCGTAATTGGACCCATACCCCAAACAAGTCACAGGACTATCTGCAAAGCGTTTTTTGACCTCGACCCGCTGGGTTGGAGACAGTGCGGTTTCTACTCCGTGCGCATGCTGGGTACGAAGTTCCACTCCAAGTACTCCTGTTTTTTCACAATTGGCGATTAGGGTTGGCAAATCCCAATCCTTGGCCCATTCGTAGGTGACCAGGCCAAATCGCATTTTGGATTCAGCATGAGCTGAAAAACTAGTAAGCAGCGGTAAAGCGGCCAATCCTAGGCCTGCGTTGAAACTTTGCTGAAGAAAAATTCTTCGGGAGAGGTCCTTTGAGTTCATTCACTTAAAATAGGCAGAAATGCCCGGCGGACTTCCCTGAAGTGTC
Above is a window of Algoriphagus sanaruensis DNA encoding:
- a CDS encoding sugar phosphate isomerase/epimerase family protein, with amino-acid sequence MNSKDLSRRIFLQQSFNAGLGLAALPLLTSFSAHAESKMRFGLVTYEWAKDWDLPTLIANCEKTGVLGVELRTQHAHGVETALSPTQRVEVKKRFADSPVTCLGYGSNYEYHSPDSEKLKQNIEGTKAYIQLCHDIGATGIKVKPNFLPAEVPKEKTIAQIAASFNEVGKFAQDFGQLIRVEVHGQHTQELPVMKAIFDQVTESNVKICWNCNAEDLLPPGLEANFNSVKKWFGDTVHVREFNVGTYPYQDLFRLFNQMDYEGWILLEARTQPADRIQALREQKEIFQNLIARSKL